The following coding sequences are from one Vicugna pacos chromosome 19, VicPac4, whole genome shotgun sequence window:
- the LOC102533898 gene encoding RNA-binding protein 12 isoform X1 — translation MAVVIRLQGLPIVAGTMDIRHFFSGLTIPDGGVHIVGGELGEAFIVFATDEDARLGMMRTGGTIKGSKVTLLLSSKTEMQNMIELSRRRFETANLDIPPANASRSGPPPSSGMSGRVNLPTTVPNFNNPSPSVVTAATSVHESNKNIQTFSTASIGTAPPNMGASFGSPTFSSTIPSTASPMNTVPPPPIPPIPAMPSLPPLPSIPPIPVPPPVPTLPPVPPVPPIPPVPSVPPMTPLPPISGMPPLNPPPVAPLPAGMNGSGAPVNLNNNLNPVFLGPLNPVNPIQMNSQSSVKPLPINPDDLYVSVHGMPFSAMENDVRDFFHGLRVDAVHLLKDHVGRNNGNGLVKFLSPQDTFEALKRNRMLMIQRYVEVSPATERQWVAAGGHITFKQSIGPPGQTHAPPQTLPRSKSPSGQKRSRSRSPHEAGFCVYLKGLPFEAENKHVIDFFKKLDIVEDSIYIAYGPNGKATGEGFVEFRNEADYKAALCRHKQYMGNRFIQVHPITKKGMLEKIDMIRKRLQNFSYDQREMMLNPEGDVTSAKVCAHITNIPFSITKMDVLQFLEGIPVDENAVHVLVDNNGQGLGQALVQFKNEDDARKSERLHRKKLNGREAFVHVVTLEDMREIEKNPPAQGKKGLKMPVPGNPAVPGIPSVGMPNAGMPSAGMPSAGMPGAGMPGAGMPGAGMPGAGMPSAGGEEHAFLAVGSKETNNGPPFNFPGNFGGSNAFGPPLPPPGLGGAFGDARPGMPSVGNSGLPGLGLDVPGFGGGPNNLSGPGFGGGPQNFGNGPGSLGGPPGFGSGPPGLGNAPGHLSGPPAFGPGPGPGPGPIHIGGPPGFGSSSGKPGPTVIKVQNMPFTVSIDEILDFFYGYQVIPGSVCLKYNEKGMPTGEAMVAFESRDEATAAVIDLNDRPIGSRKVKLVLG, via the coding sequence ATGGCTGTGGTCATCCGTTTGCAAGGTCTCCCAATTGTGGCGGGGACCATGGACATTCGCCACTTCTTCTCTGGATTGACCATCCCTGATGGGGGCGTGCATATTGTAGGGGGTGAACTGGGTGAGGCTTTCATCGTTTTTGCCACTGATGAAGATGCAAGGCTTGGTATGATGCGCACAGGTGGTACAATTAAAGGGTCAAAAGTAACACTATTGTTGAGTAGTAAAACGGAAATGCAGAATATGATTGAACTGAGTCGTAGGCGTTTTGAAACTGCCAACTTAGATATACCACCAGCAAATGCTAGTAGATCAGGACCGCCACCTAGCTCAGGAATGAGTGGCAGGGTAAACTTGCCTACAACAGTACCCAACTTTAATAATCCCTCACCCAGTGTAGTTACTGCTGCCACTTCTGTTCATGAAAGCAACAAAAACATACAGACATTTTCCACAGCCAGCATAGGAACGGCTCCTCCAAATATGGGGGCTTCGTTTGGGAGCCCAACATTTAGCTCAACCATTCCGAGCACAGCTTCTCCAATGAACACAGTCCCACCGCCACCAATTCCTCCAATCCCAGCGATGCCATCTTTGCCGCCATTGCCATCCATTCCCCCAATACCAGTTCCTCCTCCGGTACCTACGTTGCCTCCCGTGCCTCCTGTGCCCCCAATCCCCCCAGTCCCTTCTGTGCCACCCATGACCCCGCTGCCACCCATATCAGGCATGCCACCCTTGAACCCGCCACCTGTGGCACCTCTACCTGCTGGAATGAATGGCTCTGGAGCACCTGTGAATCTGAACAATAACCTGAACCCTGTGTTTTTGGGTCCATTGAATCCTGTTAACCCTATCCAGATGAACTCTCAAAGCAGTGTGAAACCACTTCCCATCAACCCTGATGATCTGTATGTCAGTGTGCATGGAATGCCCTTTTCTGCAATGGAAAATGATGTCAGAGATTTTTTCCATGGGCTCCGTGTTGATGCAGTGCATTTATTGAAAGATCATGTAGGTCGAAATAATGGGAATGGATTGGTTAAGTTTCTCTCCCCTCAAGATACATTTGAAGCTTTGAAACGAAACAGAATGCTGATGATTCAACGCTATGTGGAAGTTAGTCCTGCCACAGAGAGACAGTGGGTAGCTGCTGGAGGCCATATCACTTTTAAGCAAAGTATAGGGCCTCCTGGACAAACCCATGCCCCTCCTCAGACACTTCCCAGGTCAAAGTCGCCCAGTGGGCAGAAAAGGTCAAGGTCAAGATCACCACATGAGGCTGGTTTTTGTGTTTACTTGAAAGGGCTACCATTTGAAGCGGAAAACAAACatgtcattgatttttttaaaaagttggataTTGTGGAAGATAGTATTTATATCGCTTATGGACCCAATGGGAAAGCAACTGGTGAAGGCTTCGTAGAGTTCAGGAACGAGGCTGACTATAAGGCTGCTCTGTGTCGTCATAAACAATACATGGGCAATCGCTTTATTCAAGTTCATCCAATTACTAAAAAAGGTATGCTAGAAAAGATAGACATGATTCGAAAAAGACTGCAGAACTTCAGCTATGACCAGAGGGAAATGATGTTAAATCCGGAGGGAGATGTCACCTCTGCCAAAGTCTGTGCCCACATAACAAATATTCCCTTCAGCATTACCAAGATGGATGTTCTTCAGTTCCTAGAAGGAATTCCAGTGGATGAAAATGCAGTACATGTTCTTGTTGATAACAATGGGCAAGGTCTAGGACAGGCATTGGTTCAGTTTAAAAATGAAGATGACGCACGTAAGTCTGAACGCTTACACCGTAAAAAACTTAATGGGAGAGAAGCTTTTGTTCATGTAGTTACTCTAGAAGATATGAGAGAGATTGAGAAAAATCCCCCTGCCCAAGGAAAAAAAGGGTTAAAGATGCCTGTGCCAGGTAATCCTGCAGttccaggaattcccagtgtgGGAATGCCCAACGCGGGAATGCCCAGTGCGGGAATGCCTAGTGCGGGGATGCCTGGTGCGGGGATGCCTGGTGCCGGGATGCCTGGTGCCGGGATGCCCGGTGCTGGAATGCCTAGTGCAGGAGGTGAAGAGCATGCCTTCCTCGCTGTAGGGTCTAAGGAGACCAACAATGGGCCTCCATTTAACTTTCCTGGTAATTTTGGTGGATCAAATGCCTTTGGGCCACCACTCCCTCCTCCAGGATTAGGAGGGGCCTTTGGTGATGCTAGGCCTGGAATGCCTTCAGTTGGAAATAGTGGTTTGCCTGGTCTAGGACTGGATGTTCCAGGTTTTGGAGGTGGACCAAATAATTTAAGTGGGCCAGGATTTGGAGGGGGCCCTCAGAATTTTGGAAATGGCCCTGGTAGCTTAGGTGGCCCCCCTGGCTTTGGAAGCGGCCCTCCTGGCCTTGGAAATGCCCCTGGGCATCTAAGTGGGCCTCCAGCCTTTGGGCCTGGCCCTGGTCCTGGTCCTGGCCCAATTCACATTGGTGGTCCTCCTGGCTTTGGATCTAGTTCTGGAAAACCAGGACCAACAGTAATTAAAGTACAGAATATGCCCTTCACTGTGTCTATTGATGagattttagatttcttttatggCTATCAAGTGATCCCAGGCTCAGTgtgtttaaaatataatgaaaaaggtATGCCCACAGGCGAAGCTATGGTGGCTTTCGAATCTCGGGATGAAGCCACAGCTGCTGTCATTGACTTAAATGACAGACCTATTGGCTCTAGGAAAGTAAAACTTGTATTAGGGTAG